From one Synechocystis sp. PCC 6803 substr. PCC-P genomic stretch:
- the rfbF gene encoding glucose-1-phosphate cytidylyltransferase codes for MKAVILAGGLGTRISEETHLRPKPMIDIGGRPILWHILKLYSAYGVNDFIICCGYKGYVIKEYFANYFLHMSDVTFDMVSNEMIVHQRKAEPWKVTLVDTGENSLTGGRLKRIKTFIENDNAFCFTYGDGLANINIQELIAFHQSHGRLATVTAVVPPGRYGALKLENSKVFGFTEKPPGDGGLINGGFFVLSPRCLDFIGGDMDSWEGEPLTELSGKGELMAFEHRGFWQPMDTLRDKNHLEELWQSGQAPWKVW; via the coding sequence ATGAAAGCTGTAATTCTTGCCGGTGGCTTGGGGACTAGAATTTCCGAAGAAACTCATCTTCGACCTAAGCCGATGATTGACATTGGCGGGCGACCCATTCTCTGGCACATCCTTAAACTCTATTCTGCCTACGGTGTAAATGATTTTATTATTTGCTGTGGTTATAAAGGCTATGTTATTAAGGAATATTTTGCCAATTATTTTCTACATATGTCCGATGTAACCTTTGACATGGTTTCCAATGAAATGATTGTCCATCAGAGAAAGGCAGAGCCATGGAAAGTGACCTTAGTGGATACCGGGGAAAATTCCCTTACAGGGGGAAGATTAAAGCGGATTAAAACTTTTATTGAAAATGACAATGCTTTTTGTTTTACCTATGGTGATGGTTTGGCAAATATTAATATTCAAGAATTAATTGCTTTTCATCAAAGTCATGGTAGGTTGGCTACGGTCACAGCAGTTGTGCCCCCCGGTCGATACGGCGCACTGAAATTAGAAAACTCTAAGGTTTTCGGGTTTACGGAAAAGCCTCCCGGTGATGGCGGTCTAATTAACGGCGGTTTCTTTGTTTTATCTCCCCGTTGCTTGGATTTTATTGGGGGGGATATGGATAGTTGGGAGGGTGAGCCCCTAACTGAATTGTCTGGTAAGGGGGAGTTGATGGCATTTGAGCATAGGGGTTTTTGGCAACCAATGGATACTTTACGGGATAAGAATCATCTAGAAGAGTTGTGGCAATCTGGTCAGGCTCCTTGGAAGGTATGGTAA